One Acutalibacter muris DNA window includes the following coding sequences:
- a CDS encoding low molecular weight protein-tyrosine-phosphatase, translated as MHNMLFVCHGNICRSPMAEFVMKDLVAKAGLESQFHIESAATSTEEIGNPVHPLARQKLREHGIDCSGKTARQLTRADGEKFDLLIGMDSANLRNMRRICGDSEEKIHLLLDFTQRPGDVADPWYTGDFDATWRDVLEGCRGLMEYLSRLDRAKNK; from the coding sequence ATGCACAACATGTTGTTCGTCTGCCACGGCAACATCTGCCGCAGCCCTATGGCCGAGTTTGTCATGAAAGACCTTGTGGCAAAGGCTGGGTTGGAAAGCCAATTTCACATTGAGTCCGCGGCCACCAGCACCGAAGAAATTGGCAACCCGGTCCACCCACTGGCCCGCCAAAAGCTCCGGGAGCACGGAATAGACTGCTCCGGCAAAACGGCTCGGCAGCTTACACGCGCCGATGGGGAAAAGTTCGACCTGCTTATTGGCATGGACAGCGCAAACCTGCGGAATATGCGCCGTATCTGCGGAGATTCGGAAGAGAAAATTCATCTTCTGCTGGACTTCACCCAGCGGCCTGGAGATGTGGCTGACCCCTGGTATACCGGCGATTTTGACGCAACTTGGCGGGATGTACTGGAGGGGTGCCGAGGGCTTATGGAATATTTATCGCGGTTGGATCGGGCCAAAAACAAATAG
- a CDS encoding nitroreductase family protein, whose amino-acid sequence MLYYPKKGGFLMNIIDAISTRRSMRQFTSRPISNDDLHTILAAGMSGPSAVNARPWSFLVVRDRETLCKMADGNGNAAQPLKGAALGILVLGDMTRTFERAPKYWVIDCSIAAQNMILAAHGLGIGSVWLGTWPQEEKIAAQRNLFDLPESVVPHSIIAFGYPEASQKDLPARGGYEDDRVHFEKWQ is encoded by the coding sequence GTGCTATACTATCCTAAAAAGGGAGGTTTTCTCATGAACATAATTGACGCGATTTCCACCAGGCGCAGTATGCGCCAGTTCACATCCCGGCCCATTTCCAATGATGATCTACACACCATCCTCGCTGCCGGAATGTCCGGCCCAAGTGCGGTGAATGCCCGCCCCTGGAGCTTTCTCGTTGTGCGCGACAGGGAAACTCTCTGCAAGATGGCCGATGGCAACGGCAATGCCGCACAGCCGCTAAAGGGCGCGGCCCTGGGCATCTTGGTGTTGGGCGACATGACCCGCACCTTCGAGCGCGCCCCGAAATATTGGGTGATCGACTGCTCCATTGCCGCGCAAAACATGATCCTCGCCGCCCACGGTCTGGGCATCGGTTCAGTCTGGCTGGGCACCTGGCCCCAGGAGGAGAAAATCGCGGCCCAGCGCAATCTATTCGATTTACCGGAGAGCGTCGTGCCGCACTCGATTATTGCCTTTGGGTACCCGGAGGCATCGCAGAAAGATTTGCCTGCCCGTGGAGGCTATGAGGATGACCGGGTGCATTTTGAGAAGTGGCAGTGA
- a CDS encoding DUF2267 domain-containing protein: MPNPNTKGISVHVDRELHAEITAYLQENNMKMGDFIALAAQNLLRPPSMALDPELQSEIDAYLEDHDMAMDEFIAMVAEDKLHPKTPEVEVKTVGNTRTLAFQVPEELFQRIKDYLKRNGMTQRAFVIGLIEEELERDEELLRKQQEDVQPDKEEQQDEGLSEDGEAPVGEDFPEEGYEDKPGEGPAVDDSEGSFEPGDEEDYEEIEDMEFPEETEQDTPAPGYIEGKLGAAVELAPNFDYGQDESFGFPEPDDEEETEEYGMNMAM, from the coding sequence ATGCCAAATCCAAACACCAAAGGCATAAGCGTTCACGTTGACCGTGAGCTTCATGCCGAGATCACAGCGTATCTGCAAGAGAACAACATGAAGATGGGTGACTTTATTGCTCTGGCGGCGCAGAATCTGCTGCGGCCTCCGTCCATGGCGCTTGACCCTGAACTCCAGTCTGAGATCGACGCATATCTGGAGGATCACGACATGGCTATGGATGAATTTATTGCCATGGTCGCGGAGGATAAGTTACACCCCAAAACACCGGAAGTGGAGGTAAAAACAGTGGGCAACACAAGAACGCTGGCATTTCAAGTGCCAGAAGAACTTTTTCAACGAATCAAGGACTACTTGAAACGCAATGGTATGACCCAGAGGGCTTTCGTCATCGGCTTGATTGAGGAAGAACTCGAGCGCGATGAGGAACTGCTTAGAAAGCAGCAGGAGGACGTTCAACCAGACAAGGAAGAACAACAAGACGAGGGGCTTTCCGAGGACGGTGAGGCTCCTGTCGGCGAAGATTTCCCGGAGGAAGGGTACGAGGACAAGCCGGGAGAAGGCCCCGCTGTGGACGATTCTGAGGGCAGTTTTGAGCCGGGGGATGAGGAAGATTATGAGGAAATAGAGGATATGGAATTCCCCGAAGAAACGGAGCAGGACACGCCCGCTCCCGGATACATAGAGGGCAAGTTGGGCGCAGCGGTTGAGCTTGCGCCCAACTTCGATTATGGTCAGGATGAGTCCTTCGGTTTTCCCGAACCCGATGATGAAGAAGAAACCGAGGAATACGGCATGAACATGGCGATGTAA
- a CDS encoding DUF3846 domain-containing protein: MLIKIYQINSERDTARAKFMGLGQLKDSVDSSSYDEVFSGDVDCGNLEDVFARFNTEGHPLHRGHSLSVSDVVLTENGAFFCDTIGFKEIDFDESKVHKPGDLLQIVYVEPNRPPFISEAGNDLKSLQRAVDGHIAPVYLGDGTILMCNDEAKLIGMDGNRRLGDSTIAGPFFIVGEDGKDFRSLTDEETQRYMERFAEPEQISQQEVDGDMGFISCTY, from the coding sequence GTGTTAATTAAAATCTATCAAATCAATTCTGAGCGGGACACTGCCAGAGCCAAGTTTATGGGCTTGGGCCAGTTAAAGGATAGTGTGGATTCCAGCAGCTACGACGAGGTGTTCAGCGGTGACGTGGACTGCGGGAATCTGGAGGATGTGTTCGCCAGATTCAATACTGAGGGCCACCCTCTGCACCGAGGCCATTCGCTCTCCGTTTCAGATGTAGTGCTGACGGAAAACGGCGCGTTCTTCTGTGACACTATTGGCTTTAAGGAAATCGACTTTGACGAGAGCAAGGTCCACAAGCCGGGTGATCTTCTGCAAATTGTCTATGTGGAGCCGAACCGCCCGCCGTTCATCAGCGAGGCGGGCAATGACCTGAAGTCCCTGCAGCGGGCTGTAGACGGGCACATAGCACCAGTCTATTTGGGTGACGGCACAATCCTAATGTGCAACGATGAGGCCAAGCTGATAGGCATGGATGGGAACCGCAGGCTGGGTGATTCCACCATAGCCGGGCCATTCTTCATTGTGGGCGAGGACGGGAAGGACTTCCGCTCCCTGACGGATGAAGAAACGCAGCGGTACATGGAGCGTTTTGCAGAACCGGAACAAATCAGCCAGCAGGAGGTGGATGGCGATATGGGCTTCATTAGTTGCACATATTAA
- a CDS encoding DUF3849 domain-containing protein has translation MSKNYDGSRLADDCEKAVLGEYGLDRVNWVLANTIHEKEQDGRISRGNKEWAKGFNIPQDTTQYQFVVDRHPGLLNIFVNEVRRDWQALGLLDKGHCTGKNEDYTSKVLVLKPTVLKDEYKTPDFQLFLAEGGFGCSPTARGRKVYGRFLKDSEETHYDRQDFLGVLKDEHLPEWAREKLAHLQGQIQADGPQMT, from the coding sequence ATCAGTAAAAACTATGACGGTTCCCGGCTGGCAGACGACTGCGAAAAGGCCGTCCTCGGAGAGTACGGCCTCGACCGTGTGAACTGGGTGCTGGCCAATACCATCCACGAAAAAGAGCAGGATGGACGTATCTCCCGGGGGAATAAAGAGTGGGCCAAGGGTTTCAATATTCCGCAGGACACCACGCAGTATCAGTTTGTGGTGGACAGGCATCCGGGGCTTCTTAACATTTTTGTAAATGAAGTGCGCCGCGATTGGCAGGCGCTGGGATTGCTCGATAAAGGTCATTGCACCGGCAAGAACGAGGACTATACCAGCAAGGTGTTGGTATTGAAACCCACGGTACTCAAGGACGAGTACAAGACGCCAGACTTCCAGTTATTCTTGGCCGAAGGTGGGTTCGGCTGTTCGCCCACAGCCAGAGGCCGCAAGGTTTATGGGCGGTTTCTGAAAGATAGCGAAGAAACCCACTATGACCGTCAGGATTTCCTGGGTGTACTGAAGGACGAGCACCTGCCAGAATGGGCTAGGGAGAAGTTGGCGCATTTACAGGGGCAGATACAGGCGGATGGGCCTCAAATGACATAG
- a CDS encoding DUF3849 domain-containing protein: MYIYPYSLEYAIKYNEHDLWRESYQANCGCARAIESAIERHQ; encoded by the coding sequence ATGTACATATACCCATACTCGCTGGAATACGCCATCAAGTATAACGAGCACGACCTATGGCGGGAAAGTTACCAAGCCAACTGCGGCTGCGCCCGAGCTATAGAGAGCGCCATAGAGCGCCATCAGTAA
- a CDS encoding DUF1281 family ferredoxin-like fold protein, whose protein sequence is MSPITTGTMGRLQATNSPYQEPAPVIRKLSEMHPDIEFTHQWAEEQMVVNCGTAKYKAGVQTEYEQVEGYDERMDFSVEVWYQFEHNGLPQEQEQTM, encoded by the coding sequence TTGTCACCGATCACCACCGGCACCATGGGCCGGTTACAGGCCACAAATTCTCCATACCAGGAACCTGCGCCGGTAATACGGAAACTGTCAGAAATGCACCCTGACATCGAGTTTACCCACCAGTGGGCGGAGGAACAGATGGTTGTAAACTGTGGCACAGCTAAATATAAGGCGGGAGTTCAGACAGAGTACGAGCAAGTAGAGGGATATGATGAAAGGATGGATTTCTCGGTGGAAGTCTGGTATCAGTTTGAGCACAATGGACTCCCCCAGGAGCAGGAACAGACAATGTGA
- a CDS encoding phosphoadenosine phosphosulfate reductase family protein: MEHLDPEQAAIQRLKMAAELSEKYYQEPMTVCYSGGKDSEVLLELCRRAEVPYHVVHNLTTADAPETIYHVRKVFYRLELAGISCTISKPFYRGQRTSMWQLIPLKGIAPTRRVRYCCQVLKETSNQHRCAILGVRKLESSARSDSAVAELPGRNRSERITFDMDNGDTRIIAPCQMKATIKIHPIVDWTDAQVWQFLRDAKVDINPVYGMGFNRVGCVGCPMAGKNRYTEFQRWPKYEMLYRRAFARMVEARRSIGKDGPWHSADEVFRWWMEDKNLDGQMDFFGGEVGETES; the protein is encoded by the coding sequence ATGGAACACCTTGACCCGGAGCAGGCAGCTATCCAACGTCTCAAGATGGCGGCAGAATTGAGTGAGAAATACTACCAGGAGCCAATGACTGTCTGCTACAGCGGCGGGAAAGATTCTGAGGTATTGCTGGAGCTGTGCAGGCGGGCCGAGGTACCCTACCATGTAGTCCACAACCTGACTACTGCCGACGCCCCGGAAACGATATATCACGTCCGAAAGGTTTTCTACAGGCTGGAACTGGCAGGTATCTCCTGCACGATTAGTAAACCATTTTATAGAGGCCAGCGCACCAGTATGTGGCAGCTCATACCCCTCAAGGGAATCGCTCCGACAAGGCGAGTTCGCTACTGTTGTCAAGTTTTGAAAGAAACCAGCAATCAGCACCGATGTGCTATACTTGGTGTACGCAAGCTGGAGAGCAGTGCCAGGTCGGATTCCGCAGTGGCCGAACTTCCCGGCAGAAACCGAAGTGAGCGTATCACCTTCGATATGGACAATGGCGATACCAGGATCATCGCTCCCTGCCAGATGAAGGCCACAATAAAGATACATCCCATTGTTGACTGGACTGACGCCCAGGTATGGCAGTTCCTGCGGGATGCGAAGGTGGACATCAACCCTGTGTACGGCATGGGCTTCAATCGTGTTGGCTGTGTAGGTTGTCCGATGGCCGGGAAGAACCGCTACACAGAATTTCAGCGGTGGCCCAAATATGAAATGCTGTATCGCCGGGCCTTTGCCAGAATGGTAGAGGCCCGGCGCAGCATAGGCAAGGATGGGCCGTGGCATAGTGCGGACGAGGTGTTCAGATGGTGGATGGAGGATAAGAACCTGGACGGACAGATGGACTTCTTTGGCGGGGAGGTGGGTGAAACTGAGTCTTGA
- a CDS encoding recombinase family protein, with product MSNRYIPYGYKFEAGQPIPHPDESKIVQEIFAHYSAGDSLKVIAEDLTYRQVEYSPGKTSWDKARIKRILENSRYIGSDEYPALISKEQFVAANLKKEQTNTNEYLGHCGQQFGGM from the coding sequence ATGAGCAACCGCTACATTCCCTACGGATACAAGTTTGAGGCTGGACAACCTATCCCCCACCCCGATGAGAGCAAAATCGTGCAGGAGATATTCGCCCACTACAGCGCCGGAGATTCCCTCAAAGTTATTGCCGAGGACTTGACGTACCGTCAGGTAGAATACAGTCCCGGCAAGACAAGCTGGGACAAGGCCCGCATCAAGCGCATTCTGGAAAACAGCCGTTACATCGGTTCGGACGAGTATCCTGCACTGATTTCCAAGGAGCAGTTTGTCGCGGCCAATCTCAAGAAAGAGCAGACGAACACCAATGAGTACTTGGGACACTGCGGCCAGCAGTTTGGGGGAATGTGA
- a CDS encoding recombinase family protein translates to MPQVQRIDPIILPSEKESVAAYCRVSTDSADQLNSYHSQIAYYTKLINDNPDWELYDIYADAGITGTSIEKRDEFKRMLADCREGKIKRVLVKSVSRFARNATELLETTRELKDLGVVIVFEEQGFDTSQVLGEMQLTMFAMAAQEESHSISKNMIWSYQKRMQNGTFLGTRAPFGYELIDGNLVIVPAEADVVRRIFELYLSGTGLNRIVSLLNREGVPAKGIDYWTYSAVRYVLSNERYIGNALLQKKYTLDSLTHKRKNNHGERTQYLIENSHDGLIREGDYYKVQDMLNQRNKFRGLTEHKFTHKILCPDCGKHFRRMVSQGKNYWLCVKRASQYSKCRPYRFEETIIERTALNMMCKLYLYQDALIQPIHALLIEMEQRQTNGDTKLFELDRSIAALNDKSLTLQKLNTKGFISPEEYRLQSEALAAQRKKLTAERNKKLNGLQSHSAVEKLEELQAILSSWSGVPTEFDIDQFDEIVEKIIPTADNKLTFRLHCGLELTEEISS, encoded by the coding sequence ATGCCGCAGGTGCAGAGGATAGACCCCATCATACTGCCCAGCGAAAAGGAATCTGTAGCGGCTTACTGCCGGGTGTCCACGGACTCCGCAGACCAGCTGAATTCCTATCACTCTCAGATCGCCTACTACACCAAGTTGATAAACGATAACCCCGACTGGGAATTATACGATATATATGCAGACGCCGGTATAACAGGAACAAGCATAGAAAAGCGGGACGAGTTCAAGCGTATGCTGGCCGACTGCCGAGAGGGGAAAATCAAAAGGGTGCTGGTGAAGTCCGTGTCTCGGTTTGCCAGGAATGCCACTGAGCTATTGGAGACCACGCGCGAGTTGAAGGACTTGGGCGTGGTCATCGTTTTTGAAGAGCAAGGGTTCGATACATCCCAGGTGCTGGGAGAGATGCAGCTCACCATGTTCGCTATGGCGGCGCAGGAAGAAAGCCACTCTATATCGAAAAACATGATATGGAGTTACCAAAAGCGGATGCAAAATGGCACATTTCTAGGAACGAGAGCGCCTTTTGGATATGAGCTCATTGACGGAAATCTAGTAATAGTTCCTGCCGAAGCTGACGTGGTTAGGAGAATATTTGAACTATATTTATCTGGAACCGGATTGAATCGGATAGTTTCTCTGTTGAATAGGGAAGGAGTACCGGCAAAGGGGATAGACTACTGGACTTATTCAGCAGTACGTTATGTGTTGTCAAATGAGCGGTATATTGGAAACGCACTGCTTCAAAAGAAATATACTTTGGACTCGCTTACACACAAAAGAAAGAACAACCATGGTGAGAGAACGCAGTATTTAATAGAGAATAGCCACGATGGGCTTATCCGTGAGGGTGATTATTATAAAGTGCAGGATATGCTGAATCAGCGCAACAAATTTCGAGGGTTGACTGAACACAAGTTCACGCATAAGATACTCTGCCCAGACTGCGGAAAACATTTTCGGAGAATGGTAAGCCAGGGGAAGAATTACTGGCTGTGTGTAAAGAGGGCCAGCCAATATTCTAAGTGCAGGCCATATCGGTTTGAAGAAACTATCATCGAAAGAACCGCACTTAACATGATGTGTAAGCTATATTTGTATCAAGATGCTTTAATTCAACCAATACATGCATTGCTTATTGAAATGGAACAAAGGCAGACTAATGGAGACACCAAACTCTTCGAGCTGGACCGCTCCATCGCCGCTCTAAACGACAAGTCCCTCACTCTGCAAAAGCTGAACACCAAGGGCTTCATCAGCCCAGAGGAATACCGCCTACAGAGCGAGGCCCTCGCCGCCCAGCGCAAAAAACTTACTGCCGAGCGCAATAAAAAACTGAATGGCCTGCAATCCCACTCAGCCGTCGAAAAGCTGGAGGAATTGCAGGCCATTCTTTCCAGTTGGTCGGGTGTGCCAACGGAGTTCGACATCGACCAATTTGATGAAATCGTGGAGAAGATCATCCCCACCGCTGACAACAAACTGACCTTCCGACTGCACTGCGGTCTGGAGCTTACGGAGGAAATCTCATCATGA
- a CDS encoding recombinase family protein, whose translation MRAWLYCRVTNGWDADSRDHLALQKAELERFCAEQGLTVAGATMVTGSGKKELQELVRSGVDQDAYDVLVGVSATRFGGDILSLLQMGKALAEQGKGLCMVRENISTHPDIVLQSVSEPSESQEMRGLSL comes from the coding sequence ATGAGAGCATGGCTATACTGCCGGGTAACAAACGGCTGGGACGCAGATTCCAGGGATCATCTGGCACTGCAAAAAGCAGAACTGGAACGGTTCTGTGCGGAGCAAGGTCTGACTGTGGCCGGAGCCACAATGGTCACCGGCAGCGGCAAAAAGGAACTGCAAGAGCTGGTACGTAGCGGTGTAGACCAGGACGCCTACGATGTGCTGGTGGGCGTAAGTGCCACCCGGTTTGGCGGGGATATATTGAGCCTGCTCCAGATGGGCAAAGCGCTCGCCGAGCAGGGCAAGGGGCTTTGCATGGTAAGGGAGAATATCTCAACGCACCCCGACATTGTCCTGCAATCTGTTAGCGAACCATCGGAGTCTCAGGAAATGAGAGGGCTGTCATTATGA
- a CDS encoding RNA polymerase sigma factor, with translation MAGEKCLEGAAFGSNFLLVPHPFNLILVQHIKIQIGEISVKEINLRKYYPHYTHDMMVSVSDEVAELLQDFVRAEDAQRIRTYRHKAMYSLELMNEIREIPSDNLLPEELLEQSHMRELLYKGLQTLPEKQRSRLIAYYFMGMSKVEIALAEGSEETSVRKSIHRGLATLKKFFGKIQV, from the coding sequence ATGGCTGGAGAGAAGTGCCTAGAAGGTGCAGCATTCGGCTCAAATTTTCTGCTCGTGCCCCACCCCTTCAATCTGATTTTGGTTCAACACATCAAAATTCAGATTGGAGAGATATCTGTGAAAGAGATCAACCTGCGGAAATATTACCCGCACTACACCCACGACATGATGGTTTCCGTTTCGGACGAGGTGGCCGAACTGCTCCAGGATTTCGTCCGCGCCGAGGATGCCCAGCGCATCCGTACATACCGCCACAAAGCGATGTACTCGCTTGAACTCATGAACGAGATCCGGGAGATTCCCTCGGACAATCTGCTCCCGGAGGAACTGCTGGAGCAGAGTCATATGAGGGAACTGCTTTACAAGGGACTGCAAACCCTGCCAGAAAAGCAGCGGTCACGGTTGATTGCTTACTACTTTATGGGAATGAGCAAAGTGGAAATTGCACTGGCAGAGGGGAGCGAGGAGACCTCGGTGAGAAAGAGTATCCACCGCGGTCTTGCAACGCTGAAAAAATTTTTTGGAAAAATCCAAGTTTGA
- a CDS encoding glycoside hydrolase family 127 protein, translating to MDKKAFNRPIDICRAKIADPFWGVAQETVRREVIPYLWEALNDRIPNAPPSFCVHNFRAAARMLERSKTQEFVWPSYSFKGFRALPQDPDSPDPDKHYGFAFQDSDFFKWVEAASYALANHPDRELESKLEEAVDIVCAAQHESGYLNTYYIVNGIDGAFTYLKDNHELYCLGHLIESAIALYQSTGKDKLLKTACRYAAFVLQRFGPEEGKCRGYPGHEELELALAKLYEATGKREYLELGRFFIDQRGTPPNFFLLEDRQRAEKNGEHYPPDDVSRYAYYQAHKPVREQTEAVGHAVRAAYLYAGMADISRLTLDENLFAACGRLWDDIVQKKLYITGGIGSTAVGETFSFPYDLPNDTAYSETCAAIALAIFARRMLQICPKSEYADVMELALYNTVLAGMALDGKSFFYVNPLEVVPQACGADARLEHVKPIRQKWFGCACCPPNIARTVSSIAAYAFTENENTLFVHLYIGSQITKRVGNKELQLNLESEFPWRGSATVRIKAASPVRCTLAFRVPGWCKNYTVTLPDGIERFEQNGYVYVVGTWKDGDQIKLDFPMEIHMRTANPHVREDYGLAAITRGPLCYCMEQADNSKNLHCYRLDAERVGDAIEKSVEIGGRHMVLLELPGYKQEITPGGSLYINYTKPQEKPVGLKLIPYFAWANRGEGEMRVWLRV from the coding sequence ATGGATAAAAAAGCCTTTAACCGCCCTATTGACATCTGCCGGGCGAAAATAGCAGACCCCTTTTGGGGCGTTGCCCAGGAAACCGTACGCCGGGAAGTAATCCCATATCTATGGGAGGCGCTGAATGACAGGATACCCAACGCGCCGCCAAGCTTTTGTGTACACAATTTCCGGGCGGCGGCCAGGATGCTGGAACGCAGCAAAACCCAGGAATTTGTATGGCCGTCTTATTCTTTCAAGGGGTTCCGGGCACTGCCTCAGGACCCGGACTCTCCGGATCCTGATAAGCATTATGGGTTCGCCTTTCAGGACTCGGATTTTTTCAAATGGGTGGAAGCAGCCTCTTACGCTTTGGCAAATCATCCCGACCGGGAACTGGAATCAAAGCTGGAGGAAGCGGTGGATATCGTCTGTGCTGCCCAGCATGAAAGCGGATATTTGAACACGTATTATATCGTAAACGGGATAGATGGAGCGTTTACATATCTCAAGGATAATCATGAACTGTATTGTTTAGGGCATTTGATAGAGAGCGCCATAGCCTTATATCAGTCCACAGGCAAGGACAAGCTGCTGAAGACCGCGTGCCGGTATGCGGCCTTCGTGCTTCAGCGCTTTGGGCCGGAGGAGGGCAAATGCAGGGGGTATCCCGGACACGAGGAGCTTGAGCTGGCGTTGGCCAAATTGTATGAGGCAACCGGGAAAAGGGAATACCTGGAATTGGGCCGGTTCTTTATTGATCAAAGAGGCACGCCCCCCAACTTTTTCCTGCTTGAGGACCGGCAGAGGGCCGAGAAAAATGGGGAGCATTATCCGCCTGATGATGTGTCCCGGTATGCCTATTATCAGGCGCATAAGCCCGTGCGGGAACAGACGGAGGCAGTGGGACACGCGGTGCGGGCAGCGTATCTTTACGCGGGCATGGCGGATATAAGCAGATTGACGTTGGATGAAAATCTTTTTGCGGCCTGCGGCCGGCTCTGGGACGATATTGTGCAAAAAAAGCTATATATTACAGGAGGCATTGGCAGCACAGCTGTGGGAGAAACCTTCTCTTTCCCCTATGACCTGCCTAATGATACAGCGTATTCAGAAACCTGCGCGGCCATTGCCCTGGCCATTTTTGCCCGGCGCATGCTGCAAATATGCCCGAAATCGGAGTATGCGGATGTGATGGAATTGGCGCTGTACAATACGGTCCTGGCCGGTATGGCTTTGGACGGAAAGAGCTTTTTCTATGTTAACCCGCTGGAGGTGGTCCCCCAGGCGTGCGGGGCTGATGCCAGGTTGGAGCATGTAAAGCCGATACGGCAAAAGTGGTTTGGCTGCGCCTGCTGCCCGCCTAATATTGCCAGAACCGTCAGTTCAATAGCCGCTTATGCTTTTACAGAAAATGAGAACACATTATTTGTGCATTTATATATAGGGAGCCAAATCACAAAACGTGTTGGAAATAAAGAACTGCAACTGAATCTGGAGAGCGAATTTCCTTGGCGCGGGTCTGCCACCGTAAGAATAAAAGCCGCCAGCCCTGTCCGCTGTACGCTTGCTTTCCGCGTTCCCGGTTGGTGTAAAAACTATACCGTCACCTTACCGGACGGCATAGAGCGGTTTGAACAGAATGGATATGTGTACGTAGTCGGCACATGGAAGGATGGAGACCAAATTAAGCTGGATTTTCCCATGGAGATTCATATGCGTACGGCAAATCCCCATGTCAGGGAGGATTATGGCCTGGCGGCCATCACACGGGGGCCGCTCTGCTATTGTATGGAGCAGGCAGACAACAGCAAGAATCTGCATTGTTACCGCTTGGATGCGGAGCGTGTGGGAGACGCAATAGAAAAAAGTGTTGAAATAGGCGGCAGACACATGGTTTTATTAGAGCTGCCCGGATACAAACAAGAGATAACGCCTGGAGGTTCGCTGTATATAAATTACACCAAGCCGCAGGAGAAGCCTGTCGGTTTGAAGTTAATTCCTTACTTCGCGTGGGCTAACCGTGGAGAAGGAGAAATGCGGGTTTGGTTGAGGGTATAG